A segment of the Verrucomicrobiota bacterium genome:
CGTCTAAAGTGGAAGTAGTGGGCGTGAGTCTTCCGTATTGATACTGGGAGGTGAGAATCAATCCCGCCCAAGAAAATGCGAGCGTGAAGAAAATCCCGAGAAAAAGCAGAGGAAGGTTCTTCATCGGATCCGTGGAACGAAAGTGTTTGGGTGCCAACGATCATCAAGCTGAGAGCCGAATCTAGACCACTGATGGACACTGATGGACACTGATTTCTTCACCGAACTATTCTCTTCCACTCCAGCTTTGGTTGCTTGAAATTTAGAACATACCCCAGCCGAAAACCGGTCACTTTTAAGTAGTTCATCATCTGCCCAATTTCTCTGTCAGTAATCTTCTCTATTACTTTTGTATCCACGATTATCTTGTCCCAAACCACTAGATCAGGTATGTACTCCCCAACTTGCTTCCCCTTGTAATAGATTCCAAACTGCTTCTGCTGCAGGAGAGGTATTCCTCGTAATTCAAACTCAATAACGAGAGCATTTTCATAAGGTTTTTCATGGAATCCATGCCCGACTTGATTGAGGACCTCCATTGCCGCACCAACGACTTGCTGTGACTCTGCCTTGAAGATCGGCTCCTCCCCATCGGTGTCCATCAGTGTTCATCAGTGGTTGTTCATCGCTCCCATCATACAGCAGGCCTACGCGCAAGAGAGACTTTCGGCTCCGCCGCCCGCCGGCCAACGATGATCCAGACCACGTTGATCGCAAAAGCGCAGTGACCAATGGTGAGGAGAATCCCGGCTACTGATCGCGACATGAGCCATGGCACCATGTAACGCACGATATCCATGAACACAATGTCAGGATTGTTCATCATCATTCCCTGTATCCATCCGCCGACAGAAAGTCCGACCACATAGATTCCAATCCCGAGGCTACAGGCCCAGAAATGAATCTTGATCAAAGCAGCCGATGGCCATTCCTTCTGGATCAATCGGGGAACCATAAAATAGATGGACCCAAACATGATCATGGTGAAGAACGCATAAACCCCGTGGTGAGCGTGTGCCACCGTGAAGTGGGAAAAATGGGTCACTTCGTTGACCTCAGGCACGGCCATGGTCGATCCAAGGAGACTCACAAATGTGTAGGACATCGCCCCAAACACGATAAATCTCAGAGTGGGACTGTCCCATATCTGTCGAAAACAACCCCTCACAGTCAGGTGG
Coding sequences within it:
- a CDS encoding GxxExxY protein, coding for MDTDGEEPIFKAESQQVVGAAMEVLNQVGHGFHEKPYENALVIEFELRGIPLLQQKQFGIYYKGKQVGEYIPDLVVWDKIIVDTKVIEKITDREIGQMMNYLKVTGFRLGYVLNFKQPKLEWKRIVR